The Sphingobacteriales bacterium nucleotide sequence AACAGACTAAAAATTGTTACAATGCTAATATTTGCAAGTACATTAAGTGTTGCCTTAGTATGCTATAGAATACAACAAACAAAAAATTTAGTATTTATATTTTTAATTTGGAATTTAATTTTGGCAACTATACCATATGTAATTGGGTTATATTTGTATGCAAAGAGAAATCAACAAGGTTCAATATTGCAATGGAGTATTCTATTTTTTATCTGGTTGATATTTTTGCCCAATGCACCATACATACTTACAGATTTGATACATTTGAAAGTAAGAGGCAACTTTCCATTAATACTAGATTTAATCATGTTATTATTTTATGCATGGGTTGGCTTAATGATGTGTCTATATTCCATCAAAGACATACAACAAATTATACTAATAAAATATGGCAAAAAATGGAGTACAGTATTTACATACATTATACCATTTGTATGTGCATTTGGTGTATATGTTGGCAGATTTTTAAGATATGATTCTTGGCAACTTATTTCAAATTTCGATACAGTTATGGTAGATATTTTAAAACACATCGTATTTCCACAAGAACATATAAATGCCATAGCATTCACATTATTACTTGGCACATTTATTCTATTTGCCTTTAAAAGCATAGACCTAAAACGATTAGATTAATATAATGATGTAATAATAGAATAGTCAATAATAAATTTCAGAAAAACGAAGCATATGGTGGCTTTATTAGGTAATAAGAATTAAGAGAATATTAAATTATATAATTAATTATTCATATTGCGTATTTTAAGTATAAAGATGTAATATAGGCAAAAAAAATTATTGTAGGATATTTAAAATGCGCAAGTATGTATTTGTTATACAATATTGATAATAAGAAGATTATAAAGAAAAAATATTTTTGACAAAAAAATATACGCAATTCAATTTATTGCGTATATTTGTGTGATGTGCAAAAGTCTTCGCTACGCTTCGCCTTTTGCACATCGTGCGGCGGATTACATCCGTTGATGCGTTTAGGCTCGCTACGCTCGACCTTCAACACATCAACGGATTTGCAAAATTACTTCACTTGCAAACTTCGTTTGCAGTTCGTAACTTCGCAAATCCGCCGCACGTTAGCGGTTATGCTATGACAACACAGCAGACCGACAACGGGGAAGCCGAAAACCGATTAGAGTAGGCGTAAAAAAACAAAAAAAGCAAATTTATGGCAGCTAAAACAGCACTTTACATTTTAGGAGGATTATTGCTAATCCCAGGACTTTATCAATTTTATAACATATCGCAACTTGAATCTTTGAATACAGGATTTATGGGAGCTATTGTTGATTCAGTTATAGAACAAAAAAAACAGTTTGGATATATGCTAACTATTGGAGGAAGTATTTTAATAGCCATAGGTTATTTTATTAAACCCAAAAACACAGAAGAAAAATGAAAAAGAATTTAGTTTTAGGATTGTCTATTTTTTTAGTATTAGTTTCTGCCTGTAACAACATTTCAAATCATAAGCACGATGGTTCATACGCTATGAACATAAATGTTTTTGGTGTAAGTGTAAATTCAAAACCCGACTTAATTATAAATGGAAATAAAGCAAAATTTAATGGAGAAATCCACGACTGCTCACAATTTTCAGACAGAATAGAAATTGGTGACAATAAAATAACATTTTCTGTTGTTGACGGAGACTTGATAGTAAATGTTCCTACAATGGGAAAAGTCAGATACATTAAACTTTCAGGACAAACCAATTTTAATGAAGAATGATTAACAATCTAATCAGCACTTATACACAGGACAGACTTCTTAAAGATGCTAAGAGCATTGTTATTCCAAAAAAAGAACAATATTTGACTGCATACAAAGAATTTATTAATTACTTTGAGAATCTTGACAAACTTTCTGAACATCACATAATAATTGGAATTTCCTTTACTTACAGTTGGATGCCAACAATTTTAGATTTTCGTTCCAATAAAATTATTGAAGCCACGCAGATTCTCAATTATGCAAAACAAGGCAACAGACCAAGTTTGACAGAACTAGACATTCTTAAAAGTTGTTTTAATAATTCACTTGTTGGAAGTTCTAAACTCTTACACTTCATAAACCCAAATAAATTTGCAATTTGGGACAGTAGAGTTTACAGATACCTTTTTAATCAAACACCACATTCATACCGTGTTGAAAACAACAACACTTATTTAAACTACCTTTATTTCTGCGACCATCTAATTAACAGTTCAGAGATAAACACATTAAAAAAAATAGTTGAAGAAAAAGTGGGCTATACAATGACTAAAATGAGAGCAATTGAACTAATCTTTTTTTACAATGGGACAAAAAGCACAAACCGCTAACACGGGTTTGGCAAAAGTGGCGGTTCAGTGCTCCGCAGACACATTTGTGGTTAATCAAAGTTTGGTTCTTCGCATCAGCATTTGTGGTAAAAATCGCCACCTTCGCCAAGCCCGAAACCGTTATGCCTCACCCTATGACAACCGTGCTATAAATGAACAAACAGATAAAAATGAAAATAGACAACCAACGCTTCGCAAAATTAAAAGAGGTGCAAGCCAACGCACAAAGCCAACGCTTTTGCACCACATTTAATTTTGCCCCAACGCACCCAAGCCCACCCACCACCCTAAAA carries:
- a CDS encoding DUF1361 domain-containing protein, producing MKKIIQTLKQNNRLKIVTMLIFASTLSVALVCYRIQQTKNLVFIFLIWNLILATIPYVIGLYLYAKRNQQGSILQWSILFFIWLIFLPNAPYILTDLIHLKVRGNFPLILDLIMLLFYAWVGLMMCLYSIKDIQQIILIKYGKKWSTVFTYIIPFVCAFGVYVGRFLRYDSWQLISNFDTVMVDILKHIVFPQEHINAIAFTLLLGTFILFAFKSIDLKRLD